A region of the Acidimicrobiales bacterium genome:
GCTTGGCACCACCACCGCGCACTTCGGCGCGGGTCTTGGTGCTCTGGGTGCCGCGGCGCTTGGCAGCCAGCTGAGCGGTGACCACCTGGTGCATGAGCGGCACGTTGACCTGCACGCCGAACACGCCATCGTCGAGCTCCACCGAGCCCGACTTCTTGCCGGAGACGGACACGACGTCGACCGAGCTCATCGGCTGCCACCCTTCGCTGCGTCGCGGATCAACACGAGGCCACCTTTGGGCCCCGGGACCGCACCTTTCACCAGGAGGAGATCCCGCTCGCCGTCGGCCTCGACGACCGTGAGGTTCATCGTGGTGACCTTCTCGCCGCCCATGCGACCGGCCATCCGCTGGCCCTTGAACACACGGGCTGGCGTGGCGCAGGCACCGATGGCGCCGGGCGCACGGTGGATGCGGTGCGCACCGTGACTGGCCTTTTGACCAGAGAAGCCGTGGCGCTTCATGCCGCCGGCAAAGCCCTTGCCTCGGCTGACGCCGATGACGTCGACCAGGTCGCCCGCCTCGAGCACGGAGTCGATCTTGATCTCCTGGCCGACCGTGTACTCCGACACGTCGTCGAGACGAAGTTCGACGACACGGGCGCCGGGGTCGACGTCGGCCTTGGCGAAGTGGCCGAGCTGCGGCTTGTTCAGCTTGCTGGCCTTGCGATGGCCGTACGTGACCTGCAGGGCGCTGTAACCGTCGGTCTCCGGCGTCTTGATCTGGACGACACGGCAGGGCGCGACCTGGACGACCGTGACCGGGATGACCCGGTTCTGGTCGTCCCAGACCTGTGTCATGCCGACTTTCTCGCCGACAAATGCCTTGGTTGCCATGGGGCTGCTGCCTCTTCTTCTCGCGGAGGAACGGACTCGCCGTTCACGCGGACGCTCCGCTCGGGCAGGCCCGGCGGAGCGTCATCTCGGTTGTGCTGCGGGGTACCTGAACCCAGGCCGTCGCAGACGTCAGTTGCGGAGCTTCACGTCCGGGCCGGCGCAGCGGGCCCACACGCACGAGGAGGAAACACTAGCGGTGCAGGTCGGGGGCGTCCAAGTCGAGGTTCGCGCCTCGTGACCCCGAGCACCGACCGCGCCGTCACGATCGGGAAGCAACGCAGCGAACGGCGCCACCCACGCCCGGCAGGAACCCCGTTGCGTGCCAGCTCGCAGGCTCCGTCAGCTCTTGCCGTTCCACAAGGTGCCGGTCGCGCGCAGGACGTGGAGCAAGTCGCCAGGCTTGGCACCCAAGATGCCGTCAGGGTGGAGGGCGACGAGCTCGCGGTACAGCGCTGCGCCAGGCGTGCCACCCTCGTCCCACACCCACACCGCAAGGCCCTCTTGGTGGGCCCGTTGCACGAACGCCGGTGTGAGCACGGTGACCTGCTGTCCCGACAGCTCGTACTTGTACGGGATCTGGATCACTTTGAAACCGGCCGGCAGCGGCTTGCCCAAGAAGAAGGCCGTCGTGGCCTTCTGGCCCGGCGACGTCGCCACCGTCGGCGCCAACTTCTGGAACTCGGCGATCTG
Encoded here:
- the rplC gene encoding 50S ribosomal protein L3; this encodes MATKAFVGEKVGMTQVWDDQNRVIPVTVVQVAPCRVVQIKTPETDGYSALQVTYGHRKASKLNKPQLGHFAKADVDPGARVVELRLDDVSEYTVGQEIKIDSVLEAGDLVDVIGVSRGKGFAGGMKRHGFSGQKASHGAHRIHRAPGAIGACATPARVFKGQRMAGRMGGEKVTTMNLTVVEADGERDLLLVKGAVPGPKGGLVLIRDAAKGGSR